One segment of Vibrio gazogenes DNA contains the following:
- a CDS encoding type VI immunity family protein, with the protein MDPTLEQQLRLMDSKGQRVLMTVCLNLTMFFRGGNTPEKRQAILAMLTEYQQMMQGKLNFTTNPQTGSWKDLRKKPYQAPHDWLPELSDQEWEFVYHGGQHHRDASDIRFLVLGQASWQEQHGDLGWVTVNFPLNFFSTSTETFQDVALRWIEALQPLHGYGAISTTHNHFDDHEYESLEVQLAEQYPGLDIPDYIGHGLHLKEQIKGVNWLTIINQTHLDSIGGLSALETISGIRVWQRGDNTLVQAAEQPALAKIPPSYYQLGALLAPVRSTTLYEPHYEEDGFTEEAYGQWLARFDTPNI; encoded by the coding sequence ATGGATCCGACCCTTGAACAGCAGCTTCGGCTAATGGACTCGAAAGGCCAGCGAGTCTTGATGACGGTCTGCCTGAATCTGACGATGTTTTTCCGTGGTGGAAACACGCCGGAAAAGCGTCAGGCCATTTTGGCAATGTTAACTGAATACCAACAGATGATGCAGGGTAAACTTAATTTTACCACCAACCCACAGACCGGTAGTTGGAAAGATCTTCGGAAAAAGCCTTATCAGGCACCGCATGACTGGCTACCTGAGCTGTCCGATCAGGAATGGGAATTTGTTTATCACGGCGGACAGCATCACCGTGATGCTTCTGATATTCGGTTTTTAGTGCTTGGTCAGGCATCTTGGCAAGAACAACACGGTGACTTGGGGTGGGTAACCGTCAATTTCCCACTGAACTTTTTCAGCACCTCCACTGAGACTTTTCAAGATGTGGCGTTGCGTTGGATCGAAGCATTGCAGCCATTACATGGTTACGGTGCAATCAGTACGACTCACAACCACTTTGATGATCATGAATATGAATCTTTAGAAGTCCAACTGGCTGAGCAGTATCCGGGATTAGACATTCCTGATTATATTGGTCATGGATTACATCTGAAAGAGCAGATCAAAGGGGTGAACTGGCTGACCATTATTAATCAGACGCATCTCGATAGTATTGGGGGATTGTCTGCGCTCGAAACGATTTCCGGTATCCGAGTCTGGCAACGGGGTGATAACACGCTCGTTCAGGCGGCAGAGCAACCGGCGTTGGCGAAAATACCGCCGAGTTATTACCAATTGGGTGCTCTGTTGGCGCCAGTGCGCAGTACCACACTCTATGAACCTCATTATGAAGAAGACGGGTTTACTGAAGAGGCTTATGGTCAGTGGCTGGCTCGGTTTGATACACCTAATATTTGA
- the tssI gene encoding type VI secretion system tip protein TssI/VgrG, translated as MTTLGFRFTIDGVHDETLVVREYQGEESVSDSFSGPRERVYGFRYQIELASRNADLAAKQIVDKTALLEVIQNGEVTQHVHGIVRHFSKGDTGHSHTFYSVTLVPALERLSLRRNSRIFQEKNILDIFKILFQEMNITDYVFSVKRECALREFCVQYRESDLDFFHRLAAEEGLMYTFTHEKGKHTLVMTDNSEGFVPLGSPVPYNALSGGHMTTPYVSTMAEHYQSEVSSVLMQDYSFKKPDYNFAQSMDGADLSYQLSDYEHFDYPGRFKDDANGKAFSQIRLEYLRRTTHTASGKSNDARVQGGVRFELKEHIDAAMNREWLAVSVSHQGSQPQALEEAGGHGATTYANQFTVIPKETLWRATPQPKPQVDGPCIATVVGPKGEEIYCDEHGRVKLHFPWDRYDQSDEKSSCWVRVSQGWAGAQYGFMAIPRIGHEVIVSFLNGDPDQPIITGRTYHATHVPPYILPNHKTRTVLKTQTHQGEGSNEIRFEDQSGVEQIYVHAQKDQDIVINNIHRESVGLDSHRRVGRHLYQMITENVHRLVGKSVTEEFGQDHHQKVGRNVVQRIIGKLSQFISGGIIQKIEGAWVAEMTASEEKKIGANQRVEVNNESYLKAKKVILDAGDSLTIHGPGGFVKIDKGGVTISGTKVKINEGGSPDKGTAPTMVKPDETNKPQEPEAPDRRG; from the coding sequence ATGACAACGTTAGGTTTTCGCTTCACGATTGATGGTGTGCATGATGAGACGCTGGTGGTTCGTGAATACCAAGGAGAAGAGTCGGTATCAGACTCATTCAGCGGACCGAGAGAACGGGTCTACGGCTTTCGCTATCAAATCGAACTGGCCAGTCGCAATGCAGATCTAGCCGCCAAGCAAATTGTCGATAAAACCGCATTGCTGGAAGTGATTCAAAATGGAGAGGTGACTCAGCATGTTCACGGCATTGTGCGCCATTTCAGTAAAGGGGATACCGGACACTCTCACACTTTTTATTCCGTCACTTTAGTTCCGGCATTAGAACGTCTCTCATTACGTCGCAATAGTCGGATTTTTCAAGAAAAAAATATTCTCGATATTTTTAAGATCCTATTTCAGGAGATGAACATTACCGATTATGTCTTCTCGGTTAAACGTGAATGTGCCCTGCGCGAGTTTTGTGTTCAGTACCGAGAATCTGACCTCGACTTTTTCCATCGTTTGGCGGCTGAAGAAGGCCTGATGTATACCTTCACGCATGAGAAGGGCAAACATACGCTGGTGATGACGGATAACAGTGAAGGATTTGTGCCGTTAGGGTCTCCGGTCCCTTACAACGCACTTTCCGGCGGACATATGACGACGCCCTATGTTTCGACTATGGCGGAGCATTATCAGTCGGAAGTGAGCTCGGTGTTGATGCAAGACTACAGCTTTAAAAAACCGGACTATAACTTCGCCCAGTCAATGGACGGGGCTGATCTCAGCTATCAGCTATCCGATTATGAACACTTTGATTATCCGGGGCGCTTCAAAGACGACGCCAATGGTAAAGCATTCAGCCAGATCCGACTGGAATACCTACGGCGTACCACACATACCGCCAGCGGCAAAAGTAATGATGCCCGCGTGCAAGGTGGGGTACGTTTTGAGCTCAAAGAACATATCGATGCAGCGATGAACCGTGAGTGGCTCGCGGTTTCCGTCAGTCATCAAGGCAGCCAACCACAAGCATTGGAAGAAGCCGGTGGTCATGGCGCGACGACTTATGCCAACCAATTTACCGTCATCCCGAAAGAGACCCTGTGGCGAGCGACACCACAACCGAAACCGCAAGTCGACGGCCCTTGCATTGCGACAGTTGTCGGCCCCAAAGGCGAAGAAATTTACTGTGATGAGCATGGTCGGGTCAAACTGCATTTCCCGTGGGATCGCTACGATCAATCCGATGAAAAAAGTTCTTGCTGGGTGCGGGTCTCACAGGGCTGGGCCGGTGCTCAGTATGGGTTTATGGCGATACCTCGGATTGGTCATGAAGTGATCGTTTCATTCCTCAACGGCGATCCGGATCAACCGATTATCACCGGGCGGACTTATCACGCCACCCATGTTCCCCCTTATATTTTGCCCAATCATAAAACCCGTACTGTGCTGAAAACGCAGACTCACCAAGGTGAAGGTTCCAACGAAATTCGGTTTGAAGATCAATCGGGTGTCGAGCAGATCTATGTTCACGCGCAGAAAGATCAAGACATTGTGATCAACAATATTCATCGTGAATCAGTCGGGTTAGACAGCCATCGACGCGTCGGGCGACACCTGTATCAGATGATCACTGAAAATGTCCATCGTTTGGTTGGTAAAAGCGTTACTGAGGAATTCGGTCAGGATCACCATCAGAAAGTCGGGCGTAATGTCGTTCAGCGCATCATCGGTAAGCTCAGTCAGTTTATTTCCGGTGGGATCATCCAAAAGATCGAAGGGGCTTGGGTCGCTGAAATGACGGCTTCAGAAGAGAAAAAAATTGGCGCCAATCAACGGGTTGAGGTCAACAATGAAAGCTATCTGAAGGCTAAAAAAGTGATTCTGGATGCAGGAGATTCTTTGACGATTCACGGGCCGGGTGGGTTTGTCAAAATTGACAAGGGTGGTGTCACAATTTCCGGCACGAAAGTCAAAATCAACGAAGGGGGTTCACCGGATAAAGGTACCGCACCAACTATGGTGAAACCGGATGAAACCAACAAACCGCAAGAGCCGGAAGCACCGGATCGGAGGGGATAA
- a CDS encoding VRR-NUC domain-containing protein — MSNPSCSSCPPFDPEGMSELAVICSLICVCNKKPLKSTGGDRNLKQQCVNEGIRWMHRGQQGKNILPEVGYNMYKSPPEPLMMSDDPTQPIRSWQHRYNRTLKSLPEGQSYESGGIRIPDIVITEDLTKAPTQDNIRQIVEIKFPGDKWGIGQKKAYEKIAGKSRKVKELSPNRCGCGDETDQKEPVAVPHQVLQDAWDKERDRQQQLQQQTPWRDVGIAVVAGLAVVALVLDDLLPTGATQADDALIPVAGSSASVAASRAIAGFARAFSVPVAVPVLAP, encoded by the coding sequence ATGAGTAATCCCAGTTGCAGTAGCTGTCCGCCGTTTGACCCCGAGGGGATGTCTGAACTGGCGGTGATCTGCTCTTTAATCTGTGTTTGTAATAAAAAACCACTGAAAAGCACCGGTGGTGACAGAAATTTAAAACAGCAGTGTGTTAACGAAGGGATCCGATGGATGCATCGAGGACAGCAGGGAAAGAATATTCTGCCGGAAGTGGGGTATAACATGTATAAATCACCCCCTGAGCCTCTGATGATGAGTGATGATCCAACTCAGCCGATCAGATCTTGGCAACATCGGTATAACCGAACGCTGAAATCTTTACCGGAGGGACAGTCATATGAAAGTGGGGGGATTCGTATTCCTGATATTGTGATTACTGAAGATCTGACCAAGGCACCGACACAGGATAATATCCGACAAATAGTAGAAATTAAGTTTCCTGGAGATAAATGGGGAATTGGCCAAAAAAAAGCGTATGAGAAGATTGCTGGTAAGAGTCGGAAAGTGAAAGAATTATCTCCGAATCGTTGTGGTTGTGGTGATGAAACCGATCAAAAAGAACCGGTTGCGGTGCCCCATCAGGTACTTCAGGATGCTTGGGATAAGGAACGGGATCGTCAGCAGCAGTTGCAGCAGCAGACGCCGTGGCGGGATGTTGGCATTGCCGTTGTTGCTGGGCTGGCTGTTGTTGCTTTGGTTCTTGATGATCTGCTACCCACCGGAGCCACACAGGCGGATGATGCTTTAATTCCGGTAGCAGGGAGTAGTGCTTCGGTTGCTGCATCCCGGGCGATTGCAGGATTTGCCAGAGCATTTTCTGTTCCCGTAGCCGTCCCCGTGCTGGCCCCGTAA
- a CDS encoding RHS repeat-associated core domain-containing protein encodes MSDNKKADLLSSAEAATQNFSTDNVLDGGCVECGCEVFIRYHYDDDKPVPEADFVLTDSNKTEISGKTDKQGMCKVQNMGCGGFEILLGEGSDEFEPKEAAENNPVIQSNPEYAAKAGEYFALYTLLSKKGYLTYDEDDSSDSFVDVDRKLFTWIDSDYKAAYDRFWELDKEINHGPLELRKAVNKIHHSLAGEMAGMAQDNTAILLFCEIALGFVPVVGQAMDLYDLGCWGWDTCTKDELGFWHWATGALVVIGFVPGLGDATKKTGKTIINALEKADSRTIQKAMKMLRSLSNGNLVKYLKKFGGLLSEYANKAKKLLNDIIDGLTKAIKNSKSWAVKLLSNSFEMLVNAMKSLEKKIDEMVGKISAKVDEFIGKVVTRKTGTPHPKNTVVDADNLNAGKGDIHGDKPNGSHHGDNQSDAGSSGKMDNGNCIDDPVDMATGAVFENRQDFVLGGFLPIEHSRYYRSVGHRDTGLMGHFWRSSWDISLAISGRQATFTDLDYSVGVFELPYPDEATASVQKPQLRLHRGEQGELILKSKEGLAYYFGHAVGATLRLSKMADTYGNTIQFVYERRTLKWVILSDERLIEVKTERNRITQLTLCEPDRTPLRELARYEYDKFGRLLSVRGESGRNFDYHYSKEGYLTRWEDLAQTWVEHDYDEQGRAIANRCAEGYWSGQVRYDDDNRIHYHKSSFGGIRAFHFDEHQRATAIVDAAGHRIEQQWQNDLLISETNALGDVSSYSYDDWGNLTTITLSDGTEHVYSYNEQGWLTGYTDPLGASWLYEHNPQGDVIQVTDPQGRVWQMTYTERGLRDSVTEPDGSVTRYTYNERGLLMRLDPATGYGMTFHYDRFDRLVKRVSDKRDSQGYLTRQWHYHESNSFPDKVIYEDGSEAHFSYDIEGNLISVTDALGQTQRFEYGAFDKLKAVTDPLGATTQYHYNVEAEFAGVTNSHGQQWLYGFDQLGRIESERHYDGRTETYAYDPAGRLVQRSKPDGHTFRYQYDVCGRLLQSESFDNQDNATGKSWYEYDAASRLTYAENGDAWIALTYSPAGQLLNENINGTELTHQYDAAGRRIQFSGTQTERSYQWQQQRLSELQVGHHNPLKFAYLPGGEEQSRQTDTGFNLQHEWSATGLLLGQQLGNQSLRRYRYDALDRLTGIEDSHRGSAEFTLNPNSQITAVRQRKSWETKAGFVHLFGYDSELNLNEEGFGSEYGDNVVSLADERMKRQKRDYDKAGRVTKVGRFTYRYDQCGRVIEKSESKDGFRPQSTAFIWNDEDRLTHIELPDGRRYRYRYDPFGRRIAKECLQTQQQTHYLWDGSTLVQQSQITADGTALTSTEYLYEPGSFRPMAQVTTRHNSNRQDLHYIVTDHAGTPQELVREDGEIEWRGEQALWGKYQQQQFNLKIQRGYLEDAANEALTCDLRYQGQIEDRESGLYYNLNRYYDADSGQYLSPDPIGFAGGMRPQGYVHNPMEWVDPLGLAGCSSPVPETTLAANGLNYRSNPKHTLGGTGNSLKAGIEPRNSLELFENSVQGKNGSRFALDSEGNIHRFASTNDGSWHWNGSTGQISPRPNLTSGQVGNDMIRHFNLKRKGW; translated from the coding sequence ATGAGCGACAACAAAAAAGCCGACTTACTCTCCAGTGCGGAAGCGGCAACCCAGAATTTTTCAACCGACAACGTCCTTGATGGTGGCTGTGTCGAGTGTGGCTGTGAAGTGTTTATCCGTTATCACTATGACGATGACAAGCCAGTGCCGGAAGCGGATTTTGTGCTGACCGACAGCAACAAAACTGAGATTTCAGGTAAAACCGACAAGCAGGGTATGTGCAAAGTCCAGAACATGGGCTGTGGCGGTTTTGAAATTCTGCTCGGTGAAGGGAGCGATGAGTTTGAACCCAAAGAAGCGGCAGAAAATAACCCGGTGATTCAATCCAACCCTGAGTATGCCGCCAAAGCCGGAGAATATTTTGCCCTGTATACTCTGCTGAGTAAAAAGGGTTATCTGACTTATGATGAAGATGATAGCTCTGACAGCTTTGTGGACGTTGATCGCAAATTGTTTACCTGGATCGATAGTGACTACAAAGCGGCTTATGATCGCTTCTGGGAGCTGGATAAAGAGATCAACCATGGCCCGCTCGAACTGAGAAAAGCGGTCAACAAAATTCACCACAGTCTGGCCGGAGAAATGGCGGGGATGGCGCAGGACAATACTGCGATTCTGCTGTTTTGTGAAATTGCACTCGGCTTTGTCCCGGTAGTGGGGCAGGCGATGGACTTATATGACTTAGGCTGCTGGGGCTGGGACACTTGTACCAAAGATGAATTGGGTTTTTGGCACTGGGCGACGGGTGCCTTGGTGGTGATTGGTTTTGTGCCGGGGCTGGGGGATGCAACCAAGAAAACCGGCAAAACCATTATCAATGCACTGGAAAAAGCAGACTCGCGCACCATTCAAAAGGCGATGAAGATGCTACGTAGCCTGTCGAACGGCAATCTGGTCAAGTACCTGAAGAAGTTCGGTGGCTTACTGTCTGAGTACGCCAACAAAGCCAAAAAATTACTCAATGACATTATTGATGGGCTGACCAAAGCGATTAAGAACAGCAAAAGCTGGGCGGTCAAACTGCTGAGCAACTCATTTGAGATGCTGGTCAATGCGATGAAGTCGCTGGAAAAGAAAATCGACGAAATGGTCGGTAAAATCAGTGCCAAAGTCGACGAATTTATTGGTAAAGTCGTGACCCGCAAAACCGGCACACCCCATCCGAAAAATACCGTGGTTGATGCGGATAATCTCAATGCCGGGAAAGGTGATATTCATGGTGATAAACCAAATGGTTCACACCATGGGGATAATCAGAGTGATGCCGGCAGTTCCGGGAAAATGGATAATGGTAACTGTATTGATGACCCGGTCGATATGGCAACCGGGGCGGTATTTGAAAATCGACAAGACTTTGTTCTGGGAGGTTTTCTTCCGATAGAACACAGTCGTTATTACCGTTCGGTTGGACATCGTGATACCGGATTGATGGGGCATTTCTGGCGCAGTAGCTGGGATATCAGTCTGGCTATCAGTGGCAGACAGGCAACTTTTACCGATCTGGACTATTCGGTCGGTGTGTTTGAACTGCCTTACCCTGATGAAGCGACCGCATCAGTTCAGAAACCACAGTTGCGACTCCATCGGGGAGAGCAAGGGGAGTTGATCCTCAAAAGTAAAGAAGGTCTAGCCTACTATTTTGGCCATGCGGTTGGCGCGACGCTGCGTTTGTCAAAGATGGCGGATACCTATGGCAATACCATTCAGTTTGTCTATGAGCGCCGTACACTCAAATGGGTCATCCTGAGTGATGAACGACTGATTGAGGTGAAAACCGAACGTAACCGTATCACGCAACTAACCCTGTGTGAGCCCGACCGGACACCGTTGCGGGAGTTGGCCCGTTATGAGTACGATAAATTCGGTAGACTGCTTTCAGTGCGGGGAGAATCCGGTCGCAATTTCGATTATCACTACAGCAAAGAAGGGTATTTAACCCGCTGGGAGGATTTGGCACAGACTTGGGTTGAGCACGATTATGATGAACAGGGGCGGGCAATTGCGAACCGCTGTGCGGAAGGCTATTGGAGTGGTCAGGTTCGCTACGATGATGATAACCGGATTCACTATCACAAAAGCTCTTTTGGTGGCATCAGAGCGTTCCATTTTGATGAACATCAACGCGCTACAGCCATTGTAGATGCGGCAGGTCACCGGATTGAACAGCAGTGGCAGAATGATTTACTGATTAGCGAGACCAATGCACTCGGAGATGTTTCGAGCTATAGCTATGACGACTGGGGCAACCTGACAACCATAACTCTGTCGGACGGGACAGAACATGTTTACAGTTATAACGAACAGGGCTGGCTGACCGGTTATACCGATCCTCTGGGTGCCAGTTGGTTGTATGAACATAATCCGCAGGGTGATGTGATTCAGGTTACCGACCCACAAGGCCGGGTCTGGCAAATGACTTATACCGAGCGTGGTTTGCGTGATTCCGTGACCGAGCCGGACGGCAGCGTGACACGCTATACCTACAATGAACGCGGTCTGCTGATGAGGCTGGATCCGGCAACTGGCTATGGTATGACCTTCCATTATGACCGCTTTGATCGACTGGTGAAACGGGTCAGCGACAAGCGCGATAGTCAGGGATATCTCACCCGTCAGTGGCATTACCACGAATCAAACTCTTTTCCCGATAAAGTTATCTACGAAGACGGCAGTGAAGCGCATTTTAGCTACGATATTGAGGGCAATCTGATTTCGGTTACCGATGCGCTTGGTCAAACCCAGCGCTTTGAATATGGCGCCTTCGATAAGCTCAAAGCTGTCACCGATCCGCTCGGTGCAACCACGCAGTATCACTACAATGTCGAAGCCGAATTTGCCGGGGTGACCAACAGTCACGGGCAGCAGTGGCTGTACGGATTTGACCAACTGGGGCGGATTGAAAGTGAGCGTCACTACGACGGTCGCACTGAAACCTACGCCTATGATCCGGCCGGGCGATTGGTGCAGCGCAGCAAACCGGACGGTCACACCTTCCGCTATCAGTACGATGTGTGCGGGCGCTTGCTCCAGAGTGAAAGCTTCGACAATCAAGACAATGCGACCGGGAAAAGCTGGTATGAATATGATGCGGCTTCACGGCTGACCTACGCAGAAAACGGTGATGCGTGGATTGCTCTCACCTATAGCCCGGCAGGGCAATTATTGAATGAAAATATCAACGGTACTGAACTGACCCACCAGTACGATGCAGCCGGGCGACGCATCCAGTTTAGCGGCACACAGACCGAGCGCAGCTATCAATGGCAGCAGCAACGGTTATCTGAGTTGCAAGTCGGTCACCACAATCCGCTGAAGTTTGCTTATCTGCCGGGCGGTGAGGAGCAATCCCGCCAGACGGATACCGGGTTTAATCTGCAACATGAGTGGAGTGCGACCGGATTATTGCTTGGGCAGCAACTCGGCAATCAATCGCTACGCCGGTATCGCTATGATGCCTTAGATCGATTAACGGGGATTGAGGATAGCCATCGCGGCAGTGCCGAATTCACCCTTAACCCCAACAGTCAGATTACCGCAGTACGCCAGCGTAAATCGTGGGAGACCAAAGCCGGGTTCGTCCATCTGTTCGGATATGACAGCGAGCTGAATCTCAATGAAGAAGGTTTCGGCAGCGAGTACGGTGACAATGTGGTGTCACTGGCTGACGAACGGATGAAGCGCCAGAAACGTGATTATGATAAAGCGGGACGGGTGACGAAAGTCGGGCGTTTTACCTATCGTTACGATCAATGCGGTCGGGTAATAGAGAAAAGCGAATCGAAAGACGGCTTCCGCCCGCAGAGCACAGCATTTATCTGGAATGATGAAGACCGCCTGACTCATATCGAGCTACCGGACGGGCGACGTTACCGTTACCGTTATGACCCATTCGGGCGACGCATTGCCAAAGAGTGTCTGCAAACTCAGCAACAGACCCATTATCTGTGGGACGGCAGCACGCTGGTACAACAAAGCCAAATCACCGCCGACGGTACGGCGCTGACCAGCACCGAATATCTCTACGAGCCGGGCTCTTTTCGCCCGATGGCGCAGGTGACCACCCGCCACAATAGCAACCGCCAAGATCTGCACTATATCGTTACTGACCATGCCGGGACGCCGCAAGAGTTAGTCCGAGAAGACGGTGAAATTGAATGGCGCGGTGAGCAGGCGCTATGGGGTAAATACCAGCAGCAACAGTTTAACCTCAAAATCCAACGGGGTTATCTTGAAGATGCCGCCAACGAAGCGCTGACCTGTGACCTGCGTTATCAGGGCCAGATCGAAGATCGGGAATCTGGGCTTTACTACAACCTCAATCGTTACTACGATGCAGACAGCGGGCAATACCTCAGCCCTGATCCCATAGGATTTGCGGGTGGGATGAGGCCACAGGGGTATGTGCATAACCCGATGGAGTGGGTGGATCCGTTGGGGTTAGCTGGGTGCTCATCTCCTGTTCCAGAAACAACCCTAGCGGCTAATGGATTAAATTATCGATCCAATCCTAAACATACTTTAGGTGGTACAGGTAATAGCTTGAAAGCAGGTATTGAACCACGAAATTCATTAGAACTATTCGAAAACAGTGTTCAAGGAAAAAATGGAAGCAGATTCGCTCTTGATTCTGAAGGTAACATACATAGATTCGCGTCAACAAATGACGGTTCATGGCACTGGAATGGGTCAACAGGACAGATATCGCCCAGACCAAATTTAACAAGCGGACAAGTTGGCAATGATATGATTAGGCATTTTAATTTGAAAAGGAAAGGATGGTAA
- a CDS encoding DUF4123 domain-containing protein, which yields MAERQPIEVFKQSLEVWQAGLGKGTDFFLAEAAINTEVLSMLPESADVDDFRLYWGNMGEVHASISPYLFPLTDWDSFAAEIAMQPNWGVLIRLTENYRHHPQAAQLLMEHLREWSMIISPQQEDMLLRVSDWTILKVLLEASSDEEVQAIFGPVAQFVFWQCGETDVEVITRREQKISTLPHRSPQRLSKAQYQALNIWGNRQIYRQYQDHLQAHHSETQAWDQSQFDAYLHQHVSQANQLGFSQPVDVVRYLSLTVVFGEQFTTQTWAKQVLKSPDYQGTQSRMDQLFERGLSELDKEPEQS from the coding sequence ATGGCGGAACGTCAGCCGATAGAAGTGTTTAAGCAATCCCTCGAAGTGTGGCAAGCAGGTCTCGGAAAAGGAACGGATTTTTTCCTTGCAGAAGCAGCGATCAATACTGAGGTACTCTCGATGCTGCCAGAGTCTGCCGATGTTGACGATTTTCGTTTGTATTGGGGAAATATGGGGGAAGTCCATGCTTCGATTTCACCTTATCTGTTTCCGCTGACGGATTGGGATAGTTTTGCCGCAGAGATTGCGATGCAGCCTAACTGGGGAGTGTTAATTCGTCTAACGGAAAACTATCGGCACCATCCACAGGCTGCACAGTTACTGATGGAGCACTTAAGAGAGTGGAGCATGATCATCTCTCCCCAGCAGGAAGATATGCTCCTGCGGGTATCTGACTGGACGATATTGAAGGTGTTACTTGAAGCTAGTAGTGACGAGGAAGTTCAGGCAATTTTTGGCCCTGTCGCTCAATTTGTCTTTTGGCAGTGTGGTGAGACGGATGTTGAAGTCATCACTCGGCGGGAACAAAAAATATCGACCTTGCCACACCGCTCCCCCCAACGTTTATCGAAAGCACAATATCAGGCGCTCAATATTTGGGGTAACCGACAGATCTACCGTCAATATCAGGATCATCTACAGGCTCACCACAGCGAAACGCAGGCATGGGACCAGTCACAGTTTGATGCGTATCTTCACCAACATGTTTCACAGGCCAACCAACTGGGATTTTCCCAGCCGGTCGATGTTGTTCGCTATCTGAGCCTGACGGTGGTTTTTGGTGAGCAATTTACGACTCAGACGTGGGCAAAACAGGTTTTAAAATCTCCCGATTATCAGGGCACGCAAAGTCGGATGGATCAGTTATTTGAGCGCGGATTATCCGAACTGGATAAGGAGCCAGAACAATCATGA
- a CDS encoding DUF4123 domain-containing protein — MEHVSELRLIELLEYTEAQDSTLYLMLDVATQDNFWQHWQSRLLAQAPEWQYLYHQTSFDHLKSVSPILIRVTDGNVGNDILQFLPDTNWGCLFVSPFSLDALLKHWQCWMTIYLPNGQESLFRLYSPRILQLFLQTEFVDDADRGRLTDPFLQMLTVTNTPLVYDVLFCQPEARPSPLSQGEWFYMEDDLFTAIEALYHDQTLADLAIELFHETPGTCMSLGYDDVILGLDDSLKKAAYYPRASFQERKIFAFSRFIYGSHFWQLPQFQIVLETSSLGQALYELNQRPDWQQIVQQDYHDADWLRQLSQEHI, encoded by the coding sequence ATGGAGCATGTCTCTGAACTCAGACTCATTGAGCTATTGGAATATACCGAAGCTCAAGACAGTACATTGTATCTGATGCTGGATGTCGCGACGCAAGACAATTTCTGGCAACACTGGCAATCGCGATTATTAGCACAGGCACCGGAGTGGCAGTATTTATATCATCAGACGTCATTTGACCATTTAAAATCTGTCTCTCCCATTTTGATTCGGGTGACGGACGGCAATGTGGGGAATGACATTCTGCAATTTCTGCCGGATACAAATTGGGGATGCCTGTTTGTTTCTCCCTTTTCTCTGGATGCATTGCTCAAGCACTGGCAGTGCTGGATGACGATTTATCTGCCCAATGGGCAGGAAAGTCTGTTTCGTCTTTATTCTCCGCGCATTCTGCAACTGTTTCTACAGACGGAGTTTGTGGATGATGCTGATCGGGGACGTCTGACCGATCCGTTCCTGCAGATGCTTACTGTAACCAACACTCCTTTGGTTTATGACGTATTGTTTTGTCAACCCGAGGCCCGCCCGTCTCCCTTATCTCAGGGAGAATGGTTCTATATGGAAGACGATCTGTTTACCGCCATCGAAGCGTTATACCACGATCAAACATTGGCTGATTTAGCCATCGAACTGTTTCATGAGACGCCCGGCACTTGCATGAGTCTTGGATATGATGACGTGATTCTGGGGCTGGATGATAGCCTGAAAAAAGCAGCTTATTACCCGAGAGCCAGTTTTCAGGAACGTAAAATTTTTGCTTTCAGCCGATTTATTTACGGTAGCCATTTCTGGCAACTGCCGCAATTTCAAATCGTCCTTGAAACCAGCTCGCTTGGACAGGCACTGTATGAATTAAATCAACGTCCCGACTGGCAACAGATCGTTCAGCAAGATTATCACGATGCCGACTGGCTCAGACAATTATCACAGGAGCACATATGA